The DNA region CTTCGGTTATGAGTCTCTGACATTAAGTTTCCATATCGAAAACTCACAAATCCTTTATTATTGCAAGGTAAAATAATATGTATTCATCATGCGATTTTTCATATTGTTCGTGTTATTGCTTATTGgtcaggaaaatgacttctcatCTTTCATCTTCTAGCTAGACCATCATACCTTCTGTCTCATCTTCTTGCTACACTAGCAGCTTCTTTTTCATCTTCCTTTTCGTCGTCATCCACCGCTACTACTACGTCCACGGTATCCACCAAGgtatttttcctccatttttattttaaaaaaaagttttgaatttttttccgGTGCACGAATCTGGCACATCAGCCGACATCGTTTTGGTGctttttacacacacacacacacaaagttgGCTGATGCGGCGGTTGAAGAAAGCTGAAGCGACGGGAAATTCTTTGTGGGCAGAATCGAAGTGTACAACCCAATCCTAATGGTGGAATACAAaacacaaaaccaaaaaaaaaaaaaaaaaaaaaaaaacaccaaatcCGGCCAGCATTAACTTCCATTAACTCCCAAATCACTAAAATACCCATACCTTAAATACTCACACAAATTATCTGGtctaaaaatgagtattttaaaaaacaaacccCCTTTAATCTACACCATCGATCTCACTAAATGCTAGAAACTGAGCACACGGAGTCATATAATAAGATAGATTCATTTGATCACTAGTATATATAGCCCCTTATTCCATGAGGACACCTATTAATAGAGGACTATGGGGATAAATCATATCAATCcaatcatatatattaaatggCCAAGATTATGCAAATTACACAAAGAATGTCACAcctgaaattttaaaaaagagcctaaatattattattgaggTCAAAGAAAGATTTGATACCAATCATAATTAAGGAAGGATTTTAATCAACAATAATAGAGTTTGAGTTTGAACTACAAATATGGTAGACACTCCTTTCATTCCTATTGAACTAGTTGTGCGGTTTGAGCATATACGATGGACGATGCCACTACACCAATAGAGGAACCCGAACCAACACAAGTGAATTATGCCATGGATGACGAGGAGCGGATGGGGTCTGAGCATGCATTTGGGACGACAAACATTAATGGTAAATAACGCAAACAAGCACATAGTTATGAGTGATTCATGCAATACATCCTTGTAGTGTGTTAGATGAATTCATAGTAGACAAAGACGTGTGTTTTCCCCTAAATTACAATATGTTTGTTGGTAGAAAGTCGTATGGTTAACGTTGTGTGCCGACATATAAAGAAGTGTGTGCCTAGTATTTGTTAGTTGTGTGCTGCCTATGgatataaacattattatttggCCAAAGCGTGTGTATACGATAGTGTGGAAAACTTACACACAACCCTTTGAACAAGTAGTAAAGAATATTGGTAGATAATTTATTAGGCAAtgctatttaaaaaattaaagtagtaaaaaattcttatattaCCAGTTTTACCATATATGGTTTTTTGCAATAAATTACAATGTGAGAGTTGGTAGAGATATCAGATGCGTACAGTTGTGTGTCGTTATTAAGTGGATTGTGTGTCAAATATTGATTTATTGTATGCCTCGTATGGATATAAATTGCATTCGTTAGCCATTCCATGATTAACAGTCGGTTTGGAACAAAATACGCAcaaatactttgctcaatttgaaaagaattttaatggttaatttttttttgacaatataACTCTCATTTTGTACCGAACATAAACAGAAAGATATGGGGTGGAAATCTGGCAAACGGAGTATGAAGAATATATTCCAGAATGTGGTCAAACAATAAAACCACATATTGGTCAACGGTTCGAAACAGTTGACTAAGGAGTTCAGTTTTACAAACGGTACGCAGGTGTGGTAGGATTTGGCGTTAGATGCAGCACCATGAGGAAGAAGCGAGATGGAGATGTTGATGTGAAGTGGTTGCTATGTTCCCAAGAAAGGGAACGCGTAggctaatattttttttttttaaacaatgtaAATCTTCATTAAGAATAAAGACTAACTTGATCTCCGTATGCATATTTTAATTACAAGTGACAAAATTTTAATCTCTATTCACTAAGTAGGAAAATGTTGACATGACTAATTGAAATAATGTAGGCACACGATTTATTGAAAAAGAACACACAACAAAAATTGAACGTGCACACAATCCTCACGAGCATTCAACCAAAAAGGGTAAAATAAGAGAATGCCTTCACGCATGAACAAACGAAAGGAgtttatatatgaaatataaacAGAATGTCTACACACATTGGAGTGAGAAAGGCACACACCGTCGATATAAACGACACACAACATAGAAAGCATCGGCACCTTATATATCTTAACGCCATTGTGTGTCAGATAATGTTTTATCATGTACCAGCCATTACATAATCGTGTGcccaaaactggaaaggaaataTTCTCTTATTTAGACCAACCAAGAACTAACACCACCCAACCATACATGAAGGTCATTCAACTATTAGTAAGTCCAAAGTAGTAAAACaacaatgacaaaaaaaaaaaaaaaaaaactatcattAATAAACAACTATCGGGCTGTCATGATAAACCACAATGTTAACAAAAAAACCATCACTGATCAACATCTAAGGGATTTTTatgataacaaaaaaaatggtgatgtcaaacatcaacatcaaacaATGCTATGACTTCTCAAACTTCTTACGCCACGCCGTGGGAATCCGAGAATTGAACTAATGTCATCTTCCCTAATAGCTAAGACCGCACCCTCACCCAAATTAATGCACATCCTATCAACATCAAAATTAGACAACAACCACCGCTCCAAGCGAATTGGCAACTCCTTAACCTTCAGATCAAGAACACCACCAAATCCAAAATCAGTAATGTCCTTTCGCTGCTGTGCTGTGAGATCTTGCAACGCCTCTACAAAAATAGTAGGTGACACCCTAACTTTAACAGTAGGAAACCTTCCCAGTTCCTCTGCAGTTAAATCAGTATCTGGAGCATTGCACATCGGCTCCTGGCCCATCGACAAAATCGTCATCCTCATTTGAAACGTGAGACGAACATCCCACGTTAGGTGCACCCCTGTGCCTTTTTGCTGCCACCAAGAAACGTATATAATAATCAACACTAGCACACAATGCGACCCAAAGTGACATACATAATAACAAACTGTGGCACATAACAAAAATACCAAtttgcattaaaaaaacaacacacaaaaaaaaaaaaaaacaaaaaaacgaaACCagtaaaactaaaaaaaaggaaaagaaaagaaaagaaaatagtcAATACATAAAGATAAGAAATGTGCATGATTGAAACAGCTAACGAATAAAAACTTACAAAAGCATGACACACAACTGTgatttttttctccaaattcGATCTAATTACTAACTGTTATTTCCAACCtaaaatgttataaaataaataaaaaaaataacacacgtccaagattttttttaaaaaaactatatatatatatatatatatatatatatatatatatatatatatatatatatatatatatatatatatatatcaattcatGTGCGGTTGATCTTTTTAGGTGCAGTTCTGCGGTGAGaggagagccattgatcttgtcaaTATCAACGTTCAGGATTAACAACGTTTTAAAAAAAACGTGATGGCAATTTGGTCATTAATATGGGGCAAACTTAAAGTACGCAgggtttgtgcttaaggtgtgtaggtcttgtgcttaaggtgcgtaggtctTGTGTTTAAGATGCGTCATGTTTTTCTTCAAAGGGCACTCCTTGTCCGCCACCCTTATTCCTTTTGAAGTAAGGGGTTCGAGTCACGGGTCTCCCAGACCCCTTGCTCAAACTCTCAAGAgcaaaacttttaaattgaggGGTCTACTAGACTCCTAGTTTAGACCCTCAAGAACAAAACTTTTGAACTGAGGGGTCTACCAGACCCTTAGGCCTTAGCTCAAACCCTCAATAACAAAACTTTTGAACAAAACTTAAAATGCGCCATTTTAACGCTTGTGCATTgttctaacacttaaggtgcgtctttgtatcacttaaggtgcaccattgtTATAAACTAAAGGTGCGCGATGTTAATACTTACTGTGCACCATTTTTAGCTTATGTTTCTTTCTTTcagacacattttttttatttattaattttcattgatttgacgttgatctagatttgatcaacgactcaaatTTAACCGCGTGACCGCATCTGGGAGCATCTTTGCACCTGAcctcatccctatatatatatatatatatataattttttttttaaaaatttttctgTTCCATTATTTCAAAACGACGCCGCAGGCTTTCAGCCTTTCACCGCTCTGTCGCTCTCTATCGCGAACCGTTTCAGTGTTTCACCGCTCTGTCCACCGCCTCGCCACCAGTCGCCGGCTTCGTCTTCAACCGTCGCCAGCTGCCCAGATACGTCTGCAACCGTCGCCGGCTCCGTCTTCACCCTCAGGTTCGTTGACCCGTTGTTCTCACCGGTTGCACCCCTTTCTATAAATCTTAATTTGTTCAATTGTTTGCTCTAAGTTTTGAGTTTTGAAATCTATGATAATGATATTGTTATCTGTAAATAAAATTGCTCATTCCCGACTTTGTGCAATTGTGCcctaatttctttatttatgtttttgccCTAATTTCCCTCTTAGTTGTGCActtgtgtttttttgtttttgtttttgtttttttttttttggtttttaaaatTTCCAGAAGTTATGCTTTACTTATGTTTATTTGTTTGCTGGAAGGCTTTATTcacaaaattatgaataaattttgctttataattcatatatatttggTGGAAGGGCTTCGACAGTTTATGTTTTTAACCCGACCTGAATTAATCCTAATGTATTCCATTTTCACATatctagatatatatattagcgAATTCTATTTTCATTCTATCTCAAAATCAAAGCACAGCGGAAGCAAACCCTAATTTGTTGGAAAGATCAGATGGATGCAAAGGACATTTTAGGGTTACCAAAGAATTCACTGTCCATACCTCCAGAAAAGAAGTCTAGACCTCCGAAAGAGTCTCAACGCAAACCTGATGGCATTTCACGAGAAGTACGtagtttctctctctatttctcattttctccaTTCATGGAACATGTATAATTTCTGCTCTGTCTTGAGTGTATGATTTATTCGAACTGTTGGTTGGGCTCTGTAATGTTTTAGGTTTACGCCCTTACAGGAGGTCTGGCACCTCTCATGCCTGCTACTGATATCAATCATTTGAAAAGACGAACACAGGCAGAGAATGAAAAGGTTACATGACTGttggacctttttttttttttttgctctgtatttttttaattttaaattcttatttAAGGCACTGATGTACTTCAATTCCCTCTTCAGATTACATGGCAATGGCTTCCTTTTACAAATTCTGCCCGAAATGACAATTTGCAACTATACCACTGGGTATGTCTAGCTCTTCATTGTGAAATCTATTTTCAGTGTTGTGAGATTTATGTACAGAAAAGAGCTTTTCTGCCTCTTTGTTTTTAGGTGAGGGTTGTAAATGGTGTTCTGCCAACAGGCGACTATTCATTTGCTAAGTATAACAAGGTATGCTGAATAATCTTTCTATTATCATGTGAAGGTTTTATCGTAGTCCTTATTGACAAATATGTCTTTCTCCAAAGCTTTCCTGCTccaatttatttgtttgttgaTGATTGAATGCAGTCAGTGGATGTAATTGAATACACAGATGAGGAGTATGAGAAATATTTGACAGATCCCGTAAGTATCTCAAGCATTAAATCTTAAAAAACAGTATCATTCTATCATCCCCTTAAAATAAACTTTATCCACGATCCAACAACCAGTTCATGAAGTTCTAAAAAGTACCAaagtagtaatagtaataaacTAGTCAAACCCTCTCTTTTGCCCATATAGTCAGTGTGTCGTATGTCAACGAAACTCAAGTAATTTATTCTTCTGATTTTACTTATACCTTCTCTAATATAAGGCATGGACCAAGGAAGAGACAGACCAATTATTTGAGTTGTGTAAAAGGTTTGATCTACGGTTCATTGTGATAGCCGATAGGTTTTCATCGTCACATACGGTTGAGGAGCTTAAAGATCGTTATTATACTGGTAAATCATTTATCTCTACTTGCTGATTACTTCTCTTAATGTTTTGTATTGTTTCTTTTCGTGGGTTTTAATGCAGTAATTATTTACATTGTTAACTCGTTACTATTTTAGTATTGTGTTCTAAACTTATATAACTTGCAATTTTTTGTCTTGGCTTAGTATCCCGAATTGTCATGAATTCAAGGGCTGCATCTTCTATTGATGTTGCTGGGCATCCTATTATTAAGGTTTGTCGAGAGTTCCATTCCTTCCTCTTTACATTTAAAGAGTATATGCATTTCATTCTCCTGTCTACTTTTCTGTGCTGTTTGTATGtttattgtattcaaattatCACAATTATGCAGGAATCATACAATATGCCTCAAGAGATTGAAAGGAAACGTGCATTGTCTATGGTGCTTTCGCAGACAAAGCATCAAGAGCGCAGAGATGCAGAGGTTGCTTTATTACTTTTGCAAATTGTgacaaaggaaaacaaaaaattcaattGATGTAGCCCTGAATAGACTTGCTTGATGAATACATTGAGTATATAACTTACTCCATCAATCCTTCTGATTTATCTGATTACTTCATTTCAAATCCTTTTAGGTCCTTGCTGAAGCAAAGAAAATAATAGAATCCCGTAAAGTTGCAAAGGTAATTTCTATTATTGTGCCCTTGACCCAAACAAAAGAAATGCTTACACTTTGTTTTGAATGAAAGGCTGCTGAAGATTCAGAGCTACCAATCATGTCAGATACTTGTCCAGAAGGTGTGGATAGGGCCATTAATGTTGATCCTGTCTCAACTTCCCCAAATGCTCAATTTCCCTCTGGCACAAGTGCTGCTCCAATATCAGAGACTGCTTCTGCTTTAGCTTCTCTTCACATGGTGAGCTTTTAAGTTgaaggaaaatataaaaatattatgtcATTGCTTAGATGGTATTATTGCCTATCTTATTGACTGGTGATTCAATTTTCAGTTGGGGGTATACTTGCGTACATATGCGCTAGAACAAATGGTGCAAGAAGCAAGCTCATCAGCTGGACTACGGACTATTAAGCGTGTTGAGCAAACTTTACAAGACCTAGGGGTTTGTCCCTGCTCCATATACCTTTCTGCTGAACCTTTTGTGTGTTTGTTTGAGATCATCTAGCATGTGCTTGTTATTTCCTTTAGCTTGTTACTCTATTTGTTTCCACTAGTTTAAGATGAGAAATTGGAATTTTCTTTTACAGGTTAATTTGAAGCCAAAAGTCCCAACTAAACTTGTATGTGCTGAGCACCTTGAacttagaaaagaaatattGACCCTTTTAAATCTTCAGAAACAGGTATGCATAGTATCTAATGTTATCTGTAATCTTTGTGAAACACCCCGTTCCTGAAATCCAAAATATGAGATTCACAAGTTACTGCTGCTATTTGTggcacattttttttaatttttcggGTTAAAATTTCAGTTGCAAAACAAGGAGGCTGAAGGTTCATCTTATCGTGATGGTTCATATTCTGAAACTCCTGGTTCACCGCCGAAGGTGAGCTAGC from Ipomoea triloba cultivar NCNSP0323 chromosome 6, ASM357664v1 includes:
- the LOC116023157 gene encoding SWR1-complex protein 4-like; this encodes MDAKDILGLPKNSLSIPPEKKSRPPKESQRKPDGISREVYALTGGLAPLMPATDINHLKRRTQAENEKITWQWLPFTNSARNDNLQLYHWVRVVNGVLPTGDYSFAKYNKSVDVIEYTDEEYEKYLTDPAWTKEETDQLFELCKRFDLRFIVIADRFSSSHTVEELKDRYYTVSRIVMNSRAASSIDVAGHPIIKESYNMPQEIERKRALSMVLSQTKHQERRDAEVLAEAKKIIESRKVAKAAEDSELPIMSDTCPEGVDRAINVDPVSTSPNAQFPSGTSAAPISETASALASLHMLGVYLRTYALEQMVQEASSSAGLRTIKRVEQTLQDLGVNLKPKVPTKLVCAEHLELRKEILTLLNLQKQLQNKEAEGSSYRDGSYSETPGSPPKRSQRGVDQDRTFMHDLSFGGERVGKRDQKRKTPGTPKFESSPSTSKRPRKLKTSDG